A genomic segment from Ptychodera flava strain L36383 chromosome 23 unlocalized genomic scaffold, AS_Pfla_20210202 Scaffold_23__1_contigs__length_28996876_pilon, whole genome shotgun sequence encodes:
- the LOC139124324 gene encoding uncharacterized protein, with product MQLELTGSFHGQKVVLCGDDSPGHSAQYLSYNVGDTSKQVILHTETVDVREVNGKSPNMERLGFDRSMDKLTGMLDIGEMITDAHTQIAAAMRHCEKYSEIKHSWDIWHGGKNIHKKILEASKQRACKDLLPWANALRNHFWYAAKECNGSERKMKAIWFGILHHVVDEHEWILNHDGTYGKCGHGPLSDGERIPWLIKGSPSHVALRKIVEDKRLMKNIPYYVNFRHTGFLESFHSHLLMYAPKRLSYSFVGYKARTVLAAIDFNKHANRQKEVAVDGQQRYYCKYSKMSKRFYPVPVVAKKKYDYINDIQQQIFEMRLGVEGHLSQYVPPAENDPCHLHTRLSMMNPPNIADLVEAHKSRFAKSTTSEESV from the exons ATGCAGTTGGAGTTAACAGGATCTTTTCATGGACAGAAGGTGGTTCTGTGTGGAGATGACTCACCAGGACACTCAGCCCAGTATCTGTCATATAATGTGGGTGACACATCCAAGCAGGTTATTCTCCACACAGAGACTGTTGATGTGCGAGAAGTTAATGGAAAAAGTCCAAATATGGAACGTTTGGGCTTTGACAGATCTATGGATAAGTTGACAGGAATGCTGGACATTGGAGAAATGATAACTGACGCTCATACACAGATAGCAGCAGCCATGC gacactgtgaaaaatattcagaaatcAAGCATTCTTGGGACATATGGCATGGGGgcaaaaatattcacaagaaaatctTAGAG GCATCCAAACAAAGAGCTTGCAAGGATCTACTTCCCTGGGCAAATGCATTGAGGAATCATTTTTGGTATGCTGCAAAGGAATGCAATGGCAGTGAGAGAAAGATGAAG GCCATTTGGTTTGGCATACTTCACCATGTAGTTGATGAACATGAGTGGATTCTCAATCATGATGGAACATATGGAAAGTGTGGACATGGTCCGCTCAGTGATGGTGAACGAATACCATGGTTGATAAAAGGGTCACCGTCACATGTAGCACTGCGAAAGATTGTAGAAGACAAGCGTCTAATGAAAAATATCCCTTACTATGTCAACTTTCG acatACTGGATTCTTAGAATCCTTCCACAGCCATCTTTTGATGTATGCACCAAAGCGCCTTTCATATTC TTTTGTTGGCTACAAAGCACGGACAGTGTTGGCTGCTATAGACTTCAACAAACATGCAAATCGGCAGAAAGAAGTTGCAGTAGATGGACAACAAAG GTACTATTGCAAGTATTCAAAGATGTCAAAGAGGTTTTATCCAGTACCTGTGGTAGCCAAAAAGAAGTATGACTATATAAATGACATTCAGCAGCAGATTTTTGAAATGCGCCTTGGAGTAGAAGGTCATTTATCTCAGTATGTTCCACCAGCTGAAAATGATCCCTGTCATCTACATACCAGACTGTCAATGATGAACCCTCCAAATATTGCTGACTTAGTAGAGGCTCATAAGAGCAGGTTTGCGAAGTCCACAACATCAGAAGAGTCCGTCTAA